The window CCCTGTTGGAGAGGGAGTCGAGCTGCAGGTACGTGTACCTCCTTTCGACGTTACCGTCGTAGTAAATTAGGCCGACCTTGTCAGGGTACTTATGGGCCGTGAACTTCGGGAAATCCGCAATAACCCACCTCATTATCTTGTTGTACCTCTTCATGAGCCTTATGGCGTTCTCCTCACTTATCGTCGAGAGGAGAGACCTGAGCTCGTCCAGCTCGGACCCTGACAAGATGCTTAGTCCCATAACCTATGGGAAAAAGGAGGGAGCTTAAAATTTTATGTACCGTCGGCGCCTTTCGTAATAAGTGTTGCATGAAATATCGTAGTTTTCAGGACACGAATCTAGAAATACCCTAGGGCCCTACTTCATCGCTGATTACATAATACAGGTGCCTGACATACCGCAGACCTTCAACTTCAAGAAGCTCGAGGTCCCGGTGAGGAAGGTCCTCATGGGCTGGGACGTGAGCAAGG of the uncultured Acidilobus sp. JCHS genome contains:
- a CDS encoding Acyl-CoA synthetases (AMP-forming)/AMP-acid ligases II, encoding MSGSELDELRSLLSTISEENAIRLMKRYNKIMRWVIADFPKFTAHKYPDKVGLIYYDGNVERRYTYLQLDSLSNRVANFLIESGLKDYDRVALHSMNSDYFVFTMFGTYKAKGV